From the Variovorax paradoxus genome, the window GCGTGGTCGCGCCGGTCGATGTGGCTGCGCAGTCCCGGGATGAAGGGCAGGGCATAGGCCATTGCGATGCCGCAGGCGCCGATGCACAGGCCCGCCGTCAGCAGGTTCGACGTTGCACCGAAATCGAGCGGGCTTCGCACGATCGAATGGAACAGCAGGACGGGAAAGAGAAAGTAGTAGACCAGGCTCTCGACCTGGTCCCACACGCGGCGGTCGAGGGCGGTGTAGCGGCACAGGAGCCAACCGATGGCGATGAGGGAGAAGTCGGGAAAAAGCAGCTGAGCGTAGTTCACCGCTTCGAGGATAAACCGGCCAGACCATGGGTAATCCACAGCACGGAACGGCGGCGCAAGCCGCTAGCATCCTGGCTTCGTTTTTTTCGACATCAGTCAGAACAAGGAGTTATCGATGCAACGTCGTCAATGGAGCGCGCTGGTGGGGGCTGCGGCACTGGTCGCAGTGGCGGGCCAGAGCTTTGCACAGGGCTATCCCAACAAGCCCGTGGAGCTCAGCGTGCCGTTCGCACCGGGGGGCACGACCGACATCGTGGCGCGGGTGATCTCCGATCCGCTGGGCAAGGTGCTCGGCCAGCCGGTGGTAGTGATCAACCGCGCGGGCGGCGGCGGCATCGTGGGCGCGGCGGAAACCGCACGCGCGACGCCCGACGGCTACAAGCTGGGCATTGCCACCGTGTCGAGCACGGCGGCCAACCCGGCCATCAACCCGAAGACGCCGTACGACCCGATCAACGACTTCACGCCGATCATCAACATCGCGGCCACGCCGAACATCATCGCGGTCAACCCGAGCTTCCCGGCGAAGAACTACGCCGAGTTCGTGGCCGAGCTGAAGAAGAACCCCGGCAAGTACTCGTACGCCTCGTCGGGCACGGGCGGCATCGGCCACCTGCTGATGGAGCTCTACAAGAGCCTGACCAACACCTTCGTCACGCACATCCCGTACCGCGGCGCGGGTCCGGCGCTCAACGACGTGGTGGCCGGCCAGGTGCCGATCATGTTCGACAACATTCCCTCGGCGATGCCTTTCATCACCAGCGGACGGCTGGTCCCGATCGTGGTGTCGGCGCCCCAGCGCCTGGCCGCGCTGCCCAACGTGCCGACCTTCAAGGAAGTGGGCCTGGAGCCGGTGAACCGCATGGCCTACTACGGCATCCTCGGCCCGAAGGGCCTGCCGAAGGAAGTGGTCGACAAGATCAGCGCGGGCGTGAAGAAGGCGGTGGAGGAACCGGCGGTGCGCAAGCGCATCG encodes:
- a CDS encoding tripartite tricarboxylate transporter substrate binding protein BugE, whose product is MQRRQWSALVGAAALVAVAGQSFAQGYPNKPVELSVPFAPGGTTDIVARVISDPLGKVLGQPVVVINRAGGGGIVGAAETARATPDGYKLGIATVSSTAANPAINPKTPYDPINDFTPIINIAATPNIIAVNPSFPAKNYAEFVAELKKNPGKYSYASSGTGGIGHLLMELYKSLTNTFVTHIPYRGAGPALNDVVAGQVPIMFDNIPSAMPFITSGRLVPIVVSAPQRLAALPNVPTFKEVGLEPVNRMAYYGILGPKGLPKEVVDKISAGVKKAVEEPAVRKRIEDTGSLIVANTPEQFSAQIKAEFEVYKGVVKKQNLKLD